The sequence ATGATTTATTGACTCAACCGGCTCGCATTAAACTCCAGATCTGGCGCAAACCCGGTGGCTTGTATACGCCTACCAGCCACGAAATCAATTACTTGATCACCGCTCGCCCAGGCGTACCGTTTCATATCACCGAACAGACAAAAATAGGAATTTATAGCACAATTCGGTTATCTGAATCACCAGTATCTGCCAGTAAAACGCTTAATTCGTTACCATATATCCTGGCGGGTTTATACAAACAGGAGAACGGATTCAACGATGTCATCTTACTGAGTACAGAAGGCCATCTGGCGGAGTGCATTGCATCGAACCTGTTTTGGTTCAACGATCAAACGCTTTTTACGCCTTCGCTCAAAACCGGTTGCATCAATGGCATCGCCCGGCGGCAATTGCTCCGGCGATTTACCGATTGCCGGGAAGGTTTTTTCCTGCCTTCGGACTTAGATACTGCCGATGTCGTTTTTGCCGCAAACGTTATGAGTATTCAAATTTTGAGCGGAAAAATGACCGAAACACAAGTTGGTTCTCTTTCATCGATTTTCACTGACTGTTAGTTTAGATTTTGTCTCTGTAATCATCAAGTGCCGTGCCATCGTTAGTTATTTACTGATTTTCAAGACATTACAAAAACATAACTATCCCTCTCGTCCGAGAACGGACAGCTTTCCGATCAAAAGCGGACAAATTTTAGCTCGTTTGTCTACGAGAAATAAGGTCAGCGATACGTAGCTCCATGATCAGGCGAATCAGTCTTTGACCTGTCCTTACATCTCTTTTTCTGTTACCTTTACCTTAAGCAATGATAGCCGTTGACCGTATAAAATAACTCAGCACATCCTCCAGCCTGATCGATTGACGCTATCGCTCCACGAAACTTTCCAAAACCAATATGACTTTTTGCGTCTTATTGGTTTATGAGCCAGATGAAACAATTTCAAGACTTATCCCCCCGCCGTCAGGAGCAACTCATGGCGTTTGACCGATTACTGACCATCATGGACGAGTTGCGCGCTCAGTGCCCCTGGGACCGCAAACAAACGATGGATAGCCTACGCCACTTAACCATTGAAGAGACTTACGAACTCTCTGATGCCATCCTGGAAAAGGATATGAATGAGATCCGTAAAGAACTCGGTGATATCCAATTGCATCTGGTATTCTACGCCAAAATAGCATCGGAATCGACAACAGAATCTTCAGACCGGTTCGACATGGCCGATGTATTGACCAGTGTCTGCGAAAAATTGATAAGCCGCCATCCACATATTTACGGCGATACAGTTGCTGAAACCGAAGAACAGGTGAAAGCAAACTGGGAACAACTTAAACTAAAGGAAGGCAATAAATCTGTTTTAGGGGGTGTACCGAGCTCGTTGCCTGCTCTCGTTAAAGCCATGCGTATCCAGGAAAAAGCACGCGGAGCCGGTTTCGACTGGGAAGAGAAACAACAGGTTTGGGAAAAAGTAGAAGAAGAGATGCAGGAATTTAAAGCCGAGTTCAACACCGACACGAACGAATTGATCGATACCGAACGTGCTGAAGGTGAGTTTGGTGACCTCTTGTTCTCCCTCGTAAATTACGCCCGCTTTATTGACATAAATCCAGAAACAGCCCTTGAGCGAACAAACAAAAAGTTTATCAAACGCTTTACCTATCTGGAACAGAAGGCGCGCGCCAACGGCAAATCACTCAATGATATGACATTGGCTGAAATGGATGTATACTGGAACGAAGCCAAAACGATCTGACCCCGAACTGAGCTGATTCCGGCCCAGACTTCCCTTATCATGCGAATCGCCTTTATCACTGACATCCATATCGATACTGCCGATAAAAGGCCACAGG comes from Spirosoma aureum and encodes:
- a CDS encoding aminotransferase class IV; translation: MFLVYNSDILTEDEFRLPVDDRAFQYGDGLFETIRYENNHLWFWPDHMTRLTTGMAALRLQLPVHFTESSVQQLILQLLSTNDLLTQPARIKLQIWRKPGGLYTPTSHEINYLITARPGVPFHITEQTKIGIYSTIRLSESPVSASKTLNSLPYILAGLYKQENGFNDVILLSTEGHLAECIASNLFWFNDQTLFTPSLKTGCINGIARRQLLRRFTDCREGFFLPSDLDTADVVFAANVMSIQILSGKMTETQVGSLSSIFTDC
- the mazG gene encoding nucleoside triphosphate pyrophosphohydrolase, giving the protein MKQFQDLSPRRQEQLMAFDRLLTIMDELRAQCPWDRKQTMDSLRHLTIEETYELSDAILEKDMNEIRKELGDIQLHLVFYAKIASESTTESSDRFDMADVLTSVCEKLISRHPHIYGDTVAETEEQVKANWEQLKLKEGNKSVLGGVPSSLPALVKAMRIQEKARGAGFDWEEKQQVWEKVEEEMQEFKAEFNTDTNELIDTERAEGEFGDLLFSLVNYARFIDINPETALERTNKKFIKRFTYLEQKARANGKSLNDMTLAEMDVYWNEAKTI